A stretch of Pseudomonas taetrolens DNA encodes these proteins:
- the hyi gene encoding hydroxypyruvate isomerase — MPRFAANLSMLFTEQDFLVRFQAAANAGFHGVEYLFPYDYSSAEIKAQLEANKLTQVLFNLPAGDWANGERGIACLPDRIEEFRAGVDLAIAYAQVLGNDQINCLAGICPQGTDPAVVEKTFVANLKYAADKLQAHGIRLVMEAINTRDIPGFYLNNTRQALAIQEKVGSANLFLQYDIYHMQIMEGDLARTMQAHLPQINHIQLADNPGRHEPGTGEINYRFLFKHLDRIGYQGWVGCEYKPLTSTEAGLGWLKTHNAV, encoded by the coding sequence ATGCCGCGTTTTGCCGCCAACCTGTCCATGCTGTTCACCGAACAGGATTTTCTTGTCCGTTTTCAAGCGGCTGCCAACGCTGGTTTCCACGGCGTTGAATACCTGTTTCCCTACGATTACAGCTCCGCCGAGATCAAGGCCCAGCTCGAGGCCAACAAGCTGACCCAAGTCCTGTTCAACCTGCCGGCCGGGGATTGGGCCAACGGTGAACGCGGCATTGCCTGCCTCCCCGACCGTATCGAAGAGTTTCGTGCCGGCGTGGACCTCGCCATTGCCTATGCCCAAGTGCTGGGCAATGACCAGATCAACTGCCTGGCCGGTATCTGCCCGCAGGGCACAGACCCCGCCGTGGTCGAAAAAACCTTTGTCGCCAACCTCAAGTACGCGGCCGACAAGCTGCAGGCGCACGGTATCAGACTGGTCATGGAAGCCATCAATACCCGTGACATTCCGGGCTTCTACCTGAACAACACCCGCCAGGCCCTGGCCATCCAGGAGAAGGTCGGCAGCGCCAACCTGTTCCTGCAATACGACATCTACCACATGCAAATCATGGAGGGGGATCTGGCCCGCACGATGCAAGCGCACCTGCCGCAGATCAACCATATCCAGCTGGCCGATAACCCCGGCCGCCACGAACCGGGCACCGGTGAAATCAACTACCGCTTCCTGTTCAAACACCTCGACCGCATTGGCTATCAAGGCTGGGTAGGCTGTGAATACAAGCCCCTGACCAGCACCGAAGCCGGCCTTGGCTGGCTCAAAACCCATAATGCGGTTTAA
- a CDS encoding 2-hydroxy-3-oxopropionate reductase produces the protein MAKIGFIGTGIMGSPMASNLQKAGHSLFLSTHHGAAPAELVAAGAVALANPREVAQEAEFIIVMVPDTPQVEDVLFREDGIAAGLSPNKVVIDMSSISPTATKAFAEKINAKGAQYLDAPVSGGEVGAKAGTLSIMVGGDEKTFERALPLLQSMGKNITLVGGNGDGQTAKVANQIIVALNIQAVAEALVFAAKNGADPAKVREALMGGFASSKILEVHGERMIKGTFDPGFRISLHQKDLNLALAGARELGINLPNTANAQQVFSTCAALGGGNWDHSALIKGLEHMANFSIRD, from the coding sequence ATGGCTAAAATCGGATTTATCGGCACCGGCATCATGGGCTCACCTATGGCCAGCAACCTGCAAAAGGCCGGGCACAGCCTGTTCCTGTCGACTCACCACGGCGCCGCTCCCGCCGAACTGGTGGCCGCAGGCGCCGTGGCGCTGGCCAACCCCAGGGAAGTTGCCCAAGAGGCCGAGTTCATCATTGTCATGGTGCCCGACACCCCTCAGGTCGAAGACGTGCTGTTCCGCGAGGACGGCATTGCCGCTGGCCTGAGCCCGAACAAGGTGGTGATCGACATGAGCTCGATCTCACCGACCGCGACCAAGGCTTTCGCTGAAAAAATCAACGCCAAGGGTGCGCAATACCTGGACGCCCCGGTTTCCGGCGGTGAGGTCGGCGCAAAAGCGGGCACCCTGAGCATCATGGTCGGCGGTGACGAAAAAACCTTCGAGCGGGCTCTGCCCTTGCTGCAGAGCATGGGTAAAAACATCACCCTGGTCGGCGGCAACGGCGATGGCCAGACCGCCAAGGTGGCGAACCAGATCATCGTGGCCCTGAACATTCAGGCGGTTGCCGAAGCGCTGGTATTCGCGGCCAAAAACGGGGCGGATCCGGCCAAGGTTCGCGAAGCGCTGATGGGCGGCTTTGCTTCGTCAAAAATCCTCGAAGTGCATGGCGAACGCATGATCAAAGGCACGTTCGATCCAGGGTTCCGTATCAGCCTGCATCAGAAAGACCTCAACCTGGCGCTGGCTGGCGCTCGTGAACTGGGGATCAACCTGCCCAACACTGCCAACGCACAGCAGGTGTTCAGTACCTGCGCTGCGCTGGGTGGCGGCAACTGGGATCACTCCGCGCTGATCAAAGGCCTGGAACACATGGCCAACTTCTCGATCCGCGACTGA
- a CDS encoding urea transporter: protein MPLLTPQCPDWATALCNGFSQIFLQRHPVCGVFCLLAILVSAPTLLAGALLGAASGLLTAQRRGYAKAERQAGLYSYNGALLGLLLSHQLPWSALLPLLIIACAGFSSILIQQWLKRTRHTPVLMAYTAPFVGLGWIVLHFTANPAPAAPLDSTLNSLTLVLALLKGVGQVMLLQHPLAGLLIVIGVWLSNWRAALWALTGSLAGLLFGLWQQEPGDALSGLTGYNPVLAALALSHQPQRPWLPALGILLTLLLLPVFSALGLPPLTAPFILGCWLVQATLRALWPKPLEAKEQCRLRIER, encoded by the coding sequence ATGCCCCTGCTCACTCCCCAGTGCCCCGACTGGGCCACTGCTCTGTGCAATGGTTTCAGCCAGATTTTCCTGCAACGTCATCCCGTGTGCGGCGTGTTTTGCCTGCTGGCGATTCTGGTCAGTGCCCCCACCTTGCTCGCCGGTGCCTTGTTGGGCGCCGCATCGGGCCTGCTGACGGCCCAACGCCGGGGCTATGCCAAAGCCGAACGCCAGGCCGGACTTTACAGCTACAACGGTGCGCTGCTGGGCCTGCTGCTGAGCCATCAACTGCCGTGGTCCGCGCTGCTGCCCCTGCTGATCATCGCCTGCGCCGGGTTCAGCTCGATCCTGATCCAGCAATGGCTCAAGCGTACCCGCCATACGCCTGTCCTGATGGCCTACACCGCGCCTTTTGTGGGCCTGGGCTGGATCGTGCTGCACTTCACTGCCAACCCAGCTCCCGCCGCGCCTCTCGACTCAACGCTCAATAGCCTGACGCTGGTGCTGGCCCTGCTCAAAGGTGTCGGCCAGGTGATGCTGCTGCAACATCCGCTTGCGGGGCTGTTGATCGTGATCGGTGTGTGGCTGAGCAACTGGCGCGCGGCATTGTGGGCACTGACGGGCTCTTTGGCCGGCCTGCTGTTCGGGCTCTGGCAGCAGGAACCGGGCGACGCGCTGAGCGGACTCACCGGCTATAACCCGGTGCTGGCCGCATTGGCCCTGAGCCATCAACCTCAGCGTCCCTGGCTGCCCGCACTCGGCATTCTCCTGACGTTGTTGCTGCTTCCGGTTTTTTCGGCACTTGGCCTGCCACCCCTGACCGCCCCTTTTATTCTTGGCTGCTGGCTGGTCCAGGCCACACTGAGGGCGCTCTGGCCCAAGCCTCTAGAAGCAAAAGAACAATGCAGGTTGCGCATTGAGCGTTAA
- a CDS encoding ion transporter, with the protein MDNNDWRQRLYVMVFQADTAAGRRFDTALLLIILLSLVVVVLDSIDSIHRDYAALLAYIEWGFTLVFAVEYALRLYCSPKPLRYAFSFYGLVDLLAIVPGILAIYYSDAQYLLIIRIIRMLRIFRVLKLRPYLSQANYLLSALRGSKQKIIVFLVSVSTLVTVFGTLMYVVEGPENGFTSIPLSIYWAIVTLTTVGFGDIVPKTVLGQIISAMVMITGYSIIAVPTGIFTAELANAMRGEQLKHNCPTCKKNTHEPAASFCSRCGNALFSKKA; encoded by the coding sequence ATGGATAACAACGATTGGCGCCAACGCTTGTATGTCATGGTCTTTCAAGCCGACACGGCAGCCGGACGGCGCTTCGACACCGCACTGCTGCTGATTATTCTGCTCAGCCTGGTGGTGGTGGTCCTCGACAGTATCGACAGCATCCACCGCGACTACGCGGCGTTGCTGGCGTACATCGAATGGGGATTCACCCTTGTGTTCGCGGTGGAATACGCCTTGCGCCTGTATTGCTCGCCCAAGCCCCTACGTTACGCCTTCAGTTTTTATGGGCTGGTGGACTTGCTGGCGATCGTGCCGGGGATTCTGGCCATTTACTACAGCGATGCGCAGTACCTGCTGATTATCCGCATCATCCGCATGCTGCGAATTTTTCGCGTACTCAAGCTGCGCCCGTACCTGAGCCAGGCCAATTACCTGCTCTCGGCCCTGCGCGGCAGCAAACAGAAAATCATCGTATTTCTGGTCAGCGTGTCGACGCTGGTTACCGTGTTCGGCACCTTGATGTACGTCGTCGAAGGTCCTGAAAACGGTTTTACCAGCATCCCGCTCAGTATCTATTGGGCCATCGTCACGCTGACCACGGTCGGCTTCGGTGATATCGTGCCCAAAACCGTGCTCGGCCAGATCATCTCGGCCATGGTGATGATCACCGGTTACTCGATCATCGCCGTGCCCACCGGGATTTTTACCGCCGAACTGGCCAATGCCATGCGCGGCGAGCAACTCAAGCACAACTGCCCCACCTGCAAGAAGAACACCCACGAACCGGCGGCCTCATTTTGTTCGCGGTGTGGCAATGCGCTATTTAGTAAAAAAGCATAA
- a CDS encoding sulfate ABC transporter substrate-binding protein, which yields MKKLFSVSILAAGLVLGSIAHAAQPPLLNVSYDVMRDFYKDYNTAFQKHWQAENKDKLNIQMSFGGSSKQARSVIDGLPADVITMNMATDINALADNGKLVPENWVTRLPDNSAPFTSATVFIVRKGNPKALKDWPDLLKDGVEVIVPNPKTSGNGRYTFLSAWGYVLKNGGDETKAKDFVAKLFKQAPVLDTGGRAATTTFMTNQIGDVLVTFENEAEMIAREFGRDQFEVVYPSVSAEAEPPVTVVDKVVDKKGTRAVAEQYLKYLWSPEGQEIAAKNYLRPRDPAILAKYTDRFPKVDFLSVEKTFGDWRDVQKKYFNDGGVFDQIYSGQ from the coding sequence GTGAAAAAACTCTTTAGCGTCTCAATTCTGGCCGCAGGCCTGGTGCTCGGCAGCATTGCTCATGCCGCTCAGCCACCGCTATTAAACGTGTCCTATGACGTGATGCGAGACTTCTACAAGGACTACAACACTGCCTTCCAGAAACATTGGCAAGCCGAAAACAAAGACAAGCTCAACATACAAATGTCTTTCGGCGGTTCAAGCAAACAGGCACGTTCGGTGATCGATGGCCTGCCGGCTGACGTCATCACCATGAACATGGCCACCGACATCAATGCCTTGGCCGACAACGGCAAGCTGGTGCCGGAAAACTGGGTCACCCGACTGCCGGACAACAGCGCGCCATTCACCTCGGCCACCGTGTTTATCGTGCGCAAAGGCAACCCGAAAGCCCTCAAAGACTGGCCAGACCTGCTCAAGGATGGCGTGGAAGTGATCGTCCCCAACCCGAAAACCTCGGGTAACGGCCGTTACACCTTCCTCTCGGCCTGGGGTTACGTGCTGAAAAATGGCGGCGATGAGACCAAGGCCAAAGACTTCGTGGCCAAGCTGTTCAAACAGGCCCCGGTGCTGGATACCGGTGGCCGTGCCGCAACCACCACGTTCATGACCAACCAGATCGGCGACGTGCTGGTGACCTTCGAAAACGAAGCCGAAATGATCGCCCGTGAGTTCGGCCGCGACCAGTTCGAAGTGGTTTACCCCAGCGTCTCCGCCGAAGCCGAGCCGCCAGTGACCGTGGTCGACAAAGTGGTCGACAAAAAAGGCACCCGTGCCGTTGCCGAACAGTACCTGAAGTACCTGTGGTCGCCTGAAGGCCAGGAAATCGCAGCCAAGAACTACCTGCGTCCACGGGACCCGGCAATATTGGCCAAGTACACCGACCGCTTCCCGAAAGTCGATTTCCTGTCGGTAGAGAAAACCTTCGGCGACTGGCGTGACGTGCAGAAAAAGTACTTCAACGACGGTGGCGTGTTCGATCAGATCTACAGCGGCCAGTAA
- a CDS encoding DNA topoisomerase III → MRLFLCEKPSQAKDIAAVLRASRRGDGCWVGPNATVTWCIGHLLETAPPDAYDERYKRWVLADLPIIPEKWKMRVKPKTASQFKAVKRLLGEASELVIATDADREGEMIARELLDHCRYRGPIQRLWLSALDDASIRKALANLKPGTETFNLYHSALGRSRADWLIGMNMSRLFTLLGRQSGYQGVLPVGRVQTPTLRLVVDRDRSISDFVPVAYWAIDVQLKHDGQLFTAQWRADPDTCDEHDRCLNQPHAQQAATAINSASSARVSTLRTERVREVAPLPFDLGTLQEVCSKKLGLGAQETLDIAQALYETYKVITYPRSDCGYLPQSQHGEAASILSALQRVDPTLAPLSGHLDPQRRSRAWNDAKVSAHHGIIPTAAAKNLERLTGKHRAVYTLIRARYLAQFLPNHEYDRTQADFDCAGQALRAVGKQIVEPGWKRALPEALAPAKGREAPAPQPLPVLREGLDCAIAGVQLKDLWTQPPKPFTEGDLIKAMKNVAKLVQDPQLKQKLKDTTGIGTEATRAGIIQGLLDRGYLSKNGKALAATAPAFSLIDAVPRAIADPGTTAIWEQALDMVQSGEMPLETFVAKQAAWMSKHIARCSGMSMTISGPASPAGVAPAWKKKRKSTPGKTKAKRAVKPKSKSV, encoded by the coding sequence ATGCGGCTGTTTCTGTGTGAAAAACCTTCCCAGGCCAAAGATATTGCAGCCGTGCTCCGTGCCAGCCGACGCGGTGATGGCTGCTGGGTGGGGCCCAATGCCACGGTCACCTGGTGCATCGGTCACCTGCTCGAAACGGCCCCGCCTGACGCCTATGACGAACGCTACAAGCGCTGGGTGCTGGCCGACCTGCCGATCATCCCCGAAAAGTGGAAAATGCGCGTCAAGCCCAAGACGGCCAGCCAGTTCAAGGCGGTCAAGCGCCTGCTCGGCGAAGCCAGCGAGCTGGTGATTGCCACCGACGCCGACCGCGAAGGCGAGATGATCGCCCGCGAACTGCTCGATCACTGCCGCTATCGCGGGCCCATCCAGCGCCTGTGGTTGTCAGCGCTGGACGATGCCTCCATTCGCAAGGCCCTGGCTAACCTCAAGCCTGGCACCGAAACCTTCAACCTGTACCATTCAGCCCTGGGCCGCTCGCGGGCCGACTGGCTGATCGGGATGAACATGAGCCGCCTGTTCACCCTGCTCGGGCGCCAGTCCGGGTATCAGGGCGTGTTGCCCGTGGGCCGGGTGCAAACCCCGACCTTGCGCCTGGTGGTCGATCGCGACCGCAGCATCAGTGACTTTGTGCCCGTCGCGTACTGGGCCATCGACGTACAGCTCAAGCACGACGGGCAACTGTTCACCGCACAATGGCGAGCCGATCCCGATACCTGCGACGAACATGACCGCTGCCTCAATCAGCCCCACGCGCAACAGGCTGCTACAGCAATCAACAGCGCCAGCAGCGCCCGTGTCAGCACATTGCGCACCGAGCGCGTACGCGAAGTCGCCCCGCTGCCGTTCGACCTTGGCACGCTGCAAGAGGTGTGCTCGAAAAAACTCGGTCTCGGTGCCCAAGAAACCCTCGACATCGCCCAGGCGCTGTACGAAACCTACAAGGTCATCACCTACCCGCGCAGCGACTGCGGCTACTTGCCACAAAGTCAGCACGGCGAGGCGGCGTCGATCCTGTCCGCCTTGCAGCGGGTCGATCCGACGCTGGCCCCGCTCAGCGGGCATCTGGACCCGCAACGGCGCTCACGCGCCTGGAACGACGCCAAGGTCAGCGCCCACCACGGCATCATTCCTACCGCTGCCGCAAAAAATCTTGAGCGTCTGACCGGCAAACATCGAGCGGTCTACACCCTGATTCGTGCACGCTATCTGGCGCAGTTCCTGCCCAACCACGAATACGATCGCACCCAGGCCGACTTCGACTGCGCCGGCCAGGCCCTGCGTGCCGTCGGCAAGCAGATCGTCGAGCCCGGCTGGAAACGCGCGCTGCCTGAAGCCCTGGCACCAGCCAAAGGCCGCGAAGCCCCTGCCCCGCAACCTTTGCCCGTATTGCGCGAAGGGCTCGACTGCGCCATTGCCGGCGTCCAGCTTAAAGACCTGTGGACCCAGCCGCCCAAGCCCTTCACCGAAGGTGACTTGATCAAGGCCATGAAAAACGTGGCCAAGCTGGTGCAGGACCCGCAACTCAAGCAAAAACTCAAGGACACCACCGGCATCGGCACCGAAGCCACCCGCGCCGGAATCATTCAGGGCCTGCTCGATCGCGGCTACCTGAGTAAAAACGGCAAGGCCCTGGCCGCCACTGCGCCGGCGTTCAGCCTGATCGACGCCGTGCCCCGGGCCATCGCCGACCCCGGCACAACCGCCATCTGGGAACAGGCTCTGGACATGGTGCAAAGTGGCGAAATGCCCCTGGAGACGTTCGTCGCCAAGCAGGCCGCCTGGATGAGCAAGCATATCGCCCGTTGCAGCGGCATGAGCATGACCATCAGCGGACCGGCCAGCCCGGCCGGCGTCGCGCCGGCGTGGAAGAAAAAGCGCAAGTCAACGCCCGGCAAAACAAAGGCAAAACGGGCGGTAAAGCCCAAGAGTAAAAGTGTTTAA
- a CDS encoding PhzF family phenazine biosynthesis protein, which yields MSRFEFKQVDVFSAVALKGNPVAVVLNADSLTDAQMVDFARWTNLSETTFVLKPQNPEADYRLRIFTTLSELPFAGHPTLGSCHAWLEAGGKARGEVVIQECSTGLIRIRHRDGPLAFTAPPLLRQGAVEDALLQRICRGLGIELKAVVQARWVDNGPGWIALLLRDREQVLALKPDYAQLMGLSIGVVAPWNPECDGDEAQFEVRAFCAGEGMSEDPVTGSLNAGLAQWLIGEGLAPARYVASQGTAMGRAGRVSIEQIGEDIWVGGSAVTCISGWLDI from the coding sequence GTGAGTCGATTTGAATTCAAACAGGTGGATGTTTTCAGCGCCGTTGCCCTCAAAGGCAACCCGGTGGCTGTTGTTCTGAACGCTGACAGTTTGACCGATGCGCAAATGGTCGACTTTGCGCGCTGGACCAATCTGAGTGAAACAACATTTGTCCTGAAACCGCAAAACCCCGAAGCCGATTACCGGCTGCGTATTTTTACTACCCTCTCAGAATTGCCTTTTGCCGGACACCCGACGCTGGGCAGTTGCCACGCCTGGTTGGAAGCGGGCGGTAAAGCCCGTGGCGAAGTCGTGATTCAGGAATGCTCGACAGGCTTGATCCGAATCCGCCACAGGGACGGGCCGCTGGCTTTTACCGCGCCGCCTCTGTTGCGACAAGGTGCCGTCGAGGATGCCTTGCTGCAACGCATTTGCCGAGGCCTTGGGATTGAACTCAAGGCGGTGGTGCAGGCGCGTTGGGTGGATAACGGCCCGGGCTGGATAGCCTTGCTGTTGCGTGATCGCGAACAGGTGCTGGCCTTGAAACCTGATTACGCACAATTGATGGGCTTGTCCATCGGCGTGGTGGCCCCCTGGAACCCTGAGTGCGATGGGGATGAGGCGCAGTTTGAAGTGCGCGCGTTTTGTGCCGGTGAAGGCATGTCCGAAGACCCGGTGACCGGCAGCCTGAATGCCGGGCTGGCACAGTGGTTGATCGGAGAAGGCCTAGCGCCGGCGCGTTATGTGGCCAGCCAGGGCACGGCCATGGGGCGGGCCGGACGGGTATCGATCGAGCAAATTGGCGAGGATATTTGGGTCGGCGGCTCGGCAGTGACCTGCATTTCGGGGTGGCTGGATATTTGA
- a CDS encoding putative transporter small subunit produces MSSFALTLYVLIWPAIAAAVMITLCVSLYRDMRKAKRDGTDLL; encoded by the coding sequence ATGTCCAGTTTCGCTCTAACCCTGTACGTCCTGATCTGGCCGGCGATTGCGGCGGCCGTGATGATTACTTTATGCGTCAGCCTGTATCGCGACATGCGCAAGGCCAAGCGTGATGGCACCGATTTGCTGTAG
- a CDS encoding sodium:solute symporter family protein, with amino-acid sequence MFQLSTPTVLLLLFCFYGLTFLVSLRVGRKEENVDGYMVSNNSIGFGMSAASMTATWIWAASFYAAASAGYKFGLSGALHYGFWGALMILFIYPFGRRFRQLAPKAHTLAEIMHARHGRSSQMILAGSNIVGSLISLMVNFTAAGALVAVLSPLSFTHGVLIAGVGVLTYTIWSGFRSSVLTDFGQLFAMIFAAVVIIPIIFFQLGGPEIFTQGMPNITPEQASFYSKTAILEQGAPYFVAVLAYAIGNQTIAQRLFAVREDLMKSTFVTATIGYASIVIGLGMLGFLALLAGIEPQDGDLNNLIPQMASTYLPPFAVGLFFIMVIGSLSSTADSDLSALSALVMTDVYGKNVAKGKPNPKTMLFVGRLTMVVATMLAMLFASMKLDILTMLIFVGALWGAIVFPVIASLYWERITNAAFTSAAIAGFLMFLVARFELLEMQGTVALLFELCASIGGGVVIGLMAFGFFGKRVGFVLGTLAFLIMAPFAFGFLRDYPVLLSSLTAYGVSTVVCVLVSLLANESFDFDCINERVVAFHGTAESAPESKPATEKGTSPCPVSL; translated from the coding sequence ATGTTCCAACTTTCCACCCCCACTGTGCTTCTGCTTTTGTTTTGTTTCTATGGCCTGACGTTTTTGGTGTCTTTGCGTGTGGGTCGCAAAGAGGAAAACGTCGACGGTTACATGGTTTCCAATAACTCGATCGGCTTTGGCATGTCAGCCGCCAGCATGACCGCCACCTGGATCTGGGCAGCATCGTTTTATGCCGCCGCCAGCGCGGGTTATAAGTTTGGCCTGTCAGGCGCCTTGCATTACGGCTTCTGGGGGGCGCTGATGATTTTGTTCATCTACCCGTTTGGCCGGCGTTTTCGGCAACTCGCACCCAAAGCCCATACCCTCGCTGAAATCATGCATGCCCGTCACGGGCGTTCCAGTCAGATGATTCTGGCAGGCTCCAACATTGTCGGGAGCCTGATCAGCCTGATGGTCAACTTTACGGCTGCCGGGGCCCTGGTGGCAGTTCTCTCGCCTCTGAGCTTTACCCATGGCGTATTGATCGCTGGTGTCGGGGTCCTGACGTACACCATTTGGTCCGGTTTCCGCTCTTCGGTACTGACAGACTTCGGCCAGTTGTTTGCCATGATCTTTGCTGCGGTGGTGATCATCCCGATCATCTTCTTTCAGCTTGGCGGGCCGGAAATCTTCACTCAGGGCATGCCGAACATTACGCCTGAGCAAGCCAGTTTCTACTCAAAAACCGCAATTCTGGAGCAGGGTGCTCCCTACTTCGTGGCCGTGCTGGCCTACGCCATTGGTAATCAGACGATCGCCCAGCGGTTGTTTGCCGTGCGCGAAGACTTGATGAAGTCGACCTTTGTCACCGCGACCATCGGCTATGCCTCGATTGTCATCGGCCTTGGCATGCTGGGTTTTCTGGCGCTGCTGGCAGGTATCGAGCCGCAGGATGGCGATCTGAATAACTTGATCCCGCAGATGGCTTCGACCTATTTGCCGCCCTTTGCGGTCGGCCTGTTTTTCATCATGGTGATCGGCTCGCTGTCGTCCACCGCTGATTCTGATTTGTCGGCGCTGTCGGCGTTGGTGATGACCGATGTCTACGGTAAAAACGTCGCCAAAGGTAAGCCCAATCCCAAAACCATGTTGTTCGTGGGGCGCTTGACGATGGTGGTGGCGACGATGCTGGCCATGCTGTTCGCCAGTATGAAACTCGACATTCTGACCATGCTGATTTTTGTCGGCGCGTTGTGGGGCGCGATCGTGTTTCCGGTGATTGCCAGCCTGTATTGGGAGCGGATCACCAATGCGGCCTTTACCAGTGCAGCCATTGCCGGCTTCTTGATGTTCCTGGTGGCGCGTTTCGAATTGCTTGAAATGCAAGGCACTGTGGCGTTGTTGTTCGAACTGTGTGCCTCCATCGGTGGCGGCGTCGTGATTGGCTTGATGGCGTTCGGCTTCTTCGGCAAACGTGTGGGGTTTGTACTGGGTACATTGGCCTTCTTGATCATGGCCCCGTTCGCCTTTGGCTTCTTGCGCGATTATCCGGTTCTGTTGAGCTCCTTGACGGCTTACGGAGTCAGCACCGTGGTCTGTGTGCTGGTCAGCTTGCTGGCCAATGAATCCTTCGACTTCGACTGCATCAATGAACGCGTGGTCGCCTTCCACGGCACCGCTGAATCTGCCCCGGAAAGCAAACCTGCCACTGAAAAAGGAACCTCTCCATGTCCAGTTTCGCTCTAA
- the ccmI gene encoding c-type cytochrome biogenesis protein CcmI, giving the protein MIDFWLAAGLLLLIALSFILIPVLRGRRAQREEDRTALNVALYQERVAELQVQYEEGGLTAEQLETGRAEAARELLADTEGVAPARVSSLGKALPLLAAVLVPVLGLGLYLHFGASDKVELTREFSQPPQSLEEMVSRLERAAAAQPESAEGWYFLGRAYMAQNRAAEAAKAFERAVAVAGRQPELLGQWAQAQYFANNKQWNDTLQALTDEALKADPKEVTSLGLLGISAFEAKRYQEAINYWQRLLNELPAGDQSSVALQGGIDKAREQLLASGGRVEAAPAKTQASIKVSVDLADAVKAKALPGDSVFIFARAVSGPPAPLAVKRVTVADLPITVELSDADAMMPQLKLSSFPEVQLMARISRAGQPTAGEWVGRSKPLSSSTDTLQQLTIDSPDK; this is encoded by the coding sequence ATGATTGATTTCTGGCTTGCAGCAGGCTTGCTGCTGCTCATCGCCCTGAGCTTTATATTGATCCCGGTATTGCGTGGGCGTCGTGCCCAGCGTGAAGAAGATCGCACGGCCTTGAACGTGGCGTTGTACCAGGAGCGCGTGGCTGAGTTGCAGGTTCAGTACGAGGAAGGCGGCTTGACCGCCGAGCAACTGGAAACCGGGCGTGCCGAAGCGGCCCGCGAATTGCTGGCCGATACCGAAGGTGTGGCTCCGGCACGCGTGTCGAGCCTCGGCAAAGCGCTGCCGCTGTTGGCAGCGGTGCTGGTGCCGGTGCTGGGGTTGGGCCTGTACCTGCACTTTGGTGCCAGCGACAAAGTCGAGCTGACCCGCGAATTCTCCCAACCGCCGCAGTCCCTTGAAGAAATGGTGTCACGCCTTGAGCGTGCTGCGGCCGCGCAACCGGAGTCGGCCGAAGGCTGGTACTTCCTGGGGCGTGCCTACATGGCGCAAAACCGTGCAGCCGAGGCGGCCAAAGCGTTCGAACGCGCCGTGGCAGTGGCCGGCCGTCAGCCTGAGCTGTTGGGGCAATGGGCTCAGGCCCAGTACTTTGCCAACAACAAGCAATGGAACGACACGCTTCAGGCCTTGACCGATGAAGCCTTGAAGGCCGACCCGAAAGAAGTCACCAGCCTGGGCCTGTTGGGTATCTCGGCGTTTGAAGCCAAGCGCTACCAGGAAGCCATCAACTATTGGCAGCGTCTGCTGAACGAGTTGCCCGCCGGGGATCAGTCCAGCGTGGCGCTGCAAGGCGGCATCGACAAGGCCCGCGAGCAGTTGCTCGCCAGCGGCGGCCGGGTTGAAGCTGCGCCTGCCAAGACTCAAGCCTCGATCAAGGTCAGCGTTGACCTGGCCGACGCAGTCAAGGCCAAAGCCTTGCCCGGCGACAGTGTGTTCATCTTTGCCCGGGCCGTGTCCGGCCCGCCGGCACCTTTGGCCGTCAAGCGGGTGACGGTGGCGGATTTGCCAATCACCGTCGAGCTGAGTGATGCAGACGCAATGATGCCGCAGTTGAAACTGTCCAGCTTTCCTGAAGTCCAACTGATGGCACGCATCTCCCGCGCCGGTCAGCCAACCGCCGGCGAGTGGGTAGGGCGTAGCAAGCCACTGTCCAGCAGCACCGATACGCTGCAACAGTTGACCATCGACAGCCCGGATAAATAA
- a CDS encoding cytochrome c-type biogenesis protein: MKRWLAAVALGLTLSGLAHAAIDTYEFANDAERDRFRELTKELRCPKCQNQDIADSNAPIATDLRREIFRMLGEGKSNQQIIDFMVDRYGEFVRYNPALTGKTAVLWFGPLGLLVGGLVVIGVIVGRRRRTSLSDHADTLSAEERQRLDTLLDKKQDD, encoded by the coding sequence ATGAAGCGCTGGTTAGCTGCGGTGGCCCTGGGGTTGACGTTGAGCGGCCTGGCCCATGCCGCCATTGACACCTATGAGTTCGCCAACGACGCCGAACGTGATCGTTTTCGTGAACTGACCAAGGAGTTGCGTTGCCCCAAGTGTCAGAACCAGGACATTGCGGATTCCAACGCACCGATTGCCACTGATCTGCGCCGGGAGATTTTCCGCATGCTCGGCGAAGGCAAGAGCAATCAGCAGATCATTGATTTCATGGTCGACCGCTATGGCGAGTTCGTGCGCTACAACCCGGCCCTGACCGGTAAAACGGCGGTGCTCTGGTTTGGGCCGCTGGGGCTGTTGGTGGGCGGGCTGGTGGTGATCGGGGTGATTGTCGGCCGCCGTCGTCGTACATCCCTGAGCGATCACGCTGACACACTTTCTGCCGAGGAGCGTCAGCGCCTCGACACCTTGCTGGATAAAAAACAAGATGATTGA